In Emcibacter sp. SYSU 3D8, one DNA window encodes the following:
- a CDS encoding radical SAM protein — MPRRKSATTGSFADVIGIQGKFADPDWTAAGVPRAVVAPRTLQTLWFNTGTRCNLACRGCYIESSPRNDRLSYLTRDEVRPFLQEAERSFEGLAEIGFTGGEPFLNPEIIGMLQDAMAAGYRGLALTNAMAPLKKHRAALQALNAQFTGQLALRVSLDHFIEDGHEEVRGPGSWQPALEGLKWLSDESFDISVASRTIPGLDETKTRLGFEALFLKHRIDVDAHNPARLVIFPEMDESEDVPEISQQCWSILARDPGDVMCATSRMVVKRKGGERPVVVSCTLLPYDKRFEMGHTLADANRPVRLNHPYCAKFCVLGGASCSQSAAIPA, encoded by the coding sequence ATGCCTCGCCGGAAATCAGCCACCACGGGTTCATTCGCGGACGTAATCGGCATTCAGGGAAAATTTGCCGATCCGGACTGGACCGCCGCGGGAGTGCCTCGGGCGGTCGTCGCCCCCAGAACATTGCAAACCCTGTGGTTCAACACCGGCACACGCTGCAATCTGGCCTGCCGAGGCTGCTATATCGAATCGAGTCCCCGGAACGATCGTCTGTCATACCTGACCCGGGACGAGGTTCGACCCTTTCTCCAGGAGGCCGAGCGCAGTTTTGAAGGCCTGGCCGAGATCGGGTTCACAGGCGGCGAGCCGTTCTTGAACCCGGAAATCATCGGCATGCTCCAGGATGCCATGGCAGCAGGCTATCGCGGTCTGGCGCTGACCAATGCCATGGCGCCACTGAAGAAACATCGCGCCGCATTGCAGGCCCTCAACGCGCAATTTACCGGGCAACTCGCCCTGCGTGTTTCGCTGGACCATTTCATCGAGGACGGCCACGAAGAGGTGCGCGGACCGGGTTCCTGGCAGCCTGCGCTGGAGGGTCTCAAGTGGCTCTCGGACGAGTCCTTCGACATCTCGGTCGCCTCCAGAACCATTCCTGGACTGGACGAGACGAAGACCCGGCTGGGTTTTGAAGCGCTGTTCCTGAAACACCGGATTGACGTCGACGCGCACAACCCGGCGCGCCTGGTGATTTTCCCGGAGATGGACGAAAGCGAAGATGTTCCCGAGATTTCCCAGCAATGCTGGAGCATTCTGGCAAGGGATCCCGGCGACGTGATGTGCGCCACGTCGCGCATGGTGGTCAAACGCAAGGGCGGCGAACGGCCCGTCGTCGTCTCGTGCACCCTGCTGCCCTACGACAAGCGGTTCGAGATGGGCCACACCCTGGCGGACGCAAACCGCCCGGTCCGGCTCAACCATCCCTATTGCGCCAAATTCTGTGTTCTCGGCGGCGCCTCCTGCAGCCAATCGGCGGCAATACCAGCTTGA
- a CDS encoding methyltransferase domain-containing protein → MTMHQQSLDIVQRYYGEVLKSSADLQTSACCVAEAPAAYIAEALKNVHDEVQARFYGCGSPIPAGLAGAHVLDLGCGAGRDCYVLSQLVGPGGRVIGVDMTEAQLAVAREYLEYHASRFGYANVEFRRGYIEDLSTADIPDNSIDVVISNCVINLSPDKERVFREIFRVLKPGGELHFADVFADRRLPADLAADPVLVGECLGGALYWEDFRRLLARAGCHDVRTVSRRRLEINNPEIEQRVGLVQFHSVVVRAFKLELEDRCEDFGQAVIYRGTMAELPHAFDLDDHHRFATGKIMTVCGNTADMISRTRYAPHFQVIGDKSTHYGLYDCGPAPAGALEGGDAFPSCC, encoded by the coding sequence ATGACCATGCACCAGCAATCACTGGATATCGTCCAGCGCTACTACGGCGAAGTCCTCAAATCATCCGCCGACCTCCAGACCTCGGCCTGCTGCGTGGCGGAAGCGCCCGCCGCCTATATCGCCGAGGCGCTGAAGAACGTGCATGACGAGGTACAGGCGCGGTTCTACGGCTGCGGATCGCCCATCCCGGCCGGCCTCGCCGGCGCCCATGTCCTTGACCTGGGCTGCGGCGCCGGGCGCGACTGCTATGTGCTGTCGCAGCTGGTCGGGCCCGGAGGCCGGGTGATCGGGGTCGACATGACCGAGGCACAGCTTGCGGTCGCGCGCGAGTACCTCGAATACCACGCCAGCCGGTTCGGCTACGCCAATGTCGAGTTTCGCCGCGGCTATATCGAGGACCTCTCGACCGCGGACATCCCGGACAACAGCATCGACGTCGTCATCTCCAATTGCGTCATCAACCTGTCGCCCGACAAGGAGCGCGTGTTCCGCGAAATCTTCCGCGTCCTGAAGCCGGGCGGCGAGCTCCATTTCGCCGACGTCTTCGCCGACCGGCGCCTTCCGGCCGATCTGGCCGCCGATCCGGTGCTCGTCGGCGAATGCCTTGGCGGCGCGCTCTATTGGGAGGATTTCAGGCGGCTTCTGGCCCGGGCCGGGTGCCACGACGTGCGAACGGTCAGCCGCCGGCGGCTCGAGATCAACAATCCCGAAATCGAACAGCGCGTCGGGCTGGTCCAGTTTCACTCGGTGGTCGTCCGGGCGTTCAAGCTGGAACTCGAGGACCGCTGCGAGGATTTCGGCCAGGCCGTGATCTATCGCGGCACCATGGCAGAATTGCCCCACGCCTTCGATCTGGACGACCATCACCGGTTCGCCACAGGCAAGATCATGACGGTTTGCGGCAATACCGCGGACATGATCTCCAGAACCCGTTACGCGCCGCATTTTCAGGTTATCGGCGACAAATCGACGCATTATGGATTGTACGATTGCGGCCCTGCGCCAGCCGGCGCACTGGAAGGCGGCGATGCATTCCCGTCCTGCTGCTGA
- a CDS encoding VTT domain-containing protein, whose amino-acid sequence MTGRPEPGAAQRGRRWSRLLLLPVLIGCTAAAVWVFDLGHYLSFASLADNHAWLRQQVAENLLGAAAAFTLVYAVVAALSLPGAAIMTMAAGLLFGPFLGAALAVAGASAGATLLFLIARTSLGELLRGRAEGTLARLRDGFRKDAFNYLLFLRLVPLFPFWLINLVAAFLDIRLRTFVLGTVIGIIPGAAIYAGVGNGIGSILESGQTPDADIILSSPVLIPLLALAALSLVPIIYRRMRRAPEETTR is encoded by the coding sequence ATGACCGGTCGCCCTGAACCGGGCGCGGCGCAGCGTGGCCGGCGATGGAGCCGCCTGCTGCTCCTTCCCGTCCTGATCGGCTGCACCGCGGCTGCGGTCTGGGTGTTCGACCTTGGCCACTATCTGAGTTTTGCCAGTCTGGCGGACAATCACGCCTGGCTGCGCCAGCAGGTCGCGGAGAACCTCCTGGGCGCCGCCGCCGCCTTCACACTCGTCTATGCGGTGGTCGCGGCCTTGTCGCTGCCGGGAGCCGCGATCATGACGATGGCGGCGGGCTTGCTGTTCGGTCCGTTCCTCGGCGCGGCCCTGGCCGTCGCCGGCGCGAGCGCGGGCGCGACCCTGCTATTCCTGATCGCGAGAACCAGCCTGGGCGAGCTGCTGCGCGGCCGGGCCGAGGGCACCCTTGCCCGGCTCAGGGACGGGTTCCGCAAGGACGCCTTCAACTACCTGCTTTTCCTGAGGCTGGTGCCGCTGTTTCCGTTCTGGCTGATCAATCTGGTCGCCGCCTTCCTCGACATCAGGCTGCGCACATTCGTCCTGGGAACCGTCATCGGCATCATTCCCGGCGCCGCGATATATGCCGGCGTGGGTAACGGCATCGGCAGCATTCTGGAAAGCGGCCAGACGCCGGATGCCGACATCATCCTGTCGTCGCCCGTCCTGATCCCCCTCCTGGCCCTCGCCGCCCTGTCGCTCGTGCCGATCATCTATCGGCGAATGCGGCGCGCACCCGAAGAGACGACACGATGA
- a CDS encoding FAD-dependent oxidoreductase: MTTDIACDLCIIGAGSAGLSVAAGAAQLGARTVLFERGEMGGDCLNTGCVPSKALLAAAHAASSITQARRFGVTAPEPDIDFGAVMRHVRGVIAAIAPHDSVARFEGLGVRVIKAQARFTGPKHVIGGGIRVRARRFVIATGSRAVIPPIPGIEDIDTLTNETIFSLETRPEHLLVLGGGPVGVEMAQAFRRLGSRVTIFEAARLLGKDDAEFVDILRRQLAGEGIAIREGVNIARIGKADGGVGVTLGDAGETVTGSHLLVAAGRRPGIDGLDLARAGVEATAKGIIVDARLRTSNRRIYALGDVAGGPQFTHVAGYQAGIVIRNALFRIPARVKYRALPWVTYTSPELAHVGMTGAEAQKRFGARLQVTRADFTGNDRAQAERDTVGGIKVLTQPNGTILGVSILGAHAGELSHVWALAIARGLKLSALTGTMFPYPTLGEINARAASAFYAPRLFSAWPRRLVRLLTRSWLP, encoded by the coding sequence ATGACCACGGACATCGCCTGCGACCTTTGCATCATCGGCGCCGGATCGGCCGGATTGTCCGTTGCCGCCGGCGCCGCCCAACTGGGCGCGCGCACCGTCCTATTCGAGCGGGGCGAGATGGGCGGCGATTGCCTCAACACGGGCTGCGTCCCCTCGAAGGCGCTGCTTGCGGCGGCCCATGCGGCCAGCAGCATCACGCAGGCACGCCGGTTCGGCGTCACAGCGCCCGAGCCGGACATCGATTTCGGCGCGGTGATGCGCCACGTGCGCGGCGTCATCGCGGCCATTGCACCGCATGATTCCGTCGCCCGGTTCGAGGGACTGGGCGTCCGCGTCATCAAGGCGCAGGCCCGCTTTACCGGACCGAAACACGTCATCGGCGGCGGCATCCGCGTGCGCGCCCGGCGCTTTGTCATCGCGACGGGGTCGAGGGCCGTCATACCGCCGATCCCCGGCATCGAGGACATCGACACGCTGACCAACGAGACGATATTTTCGCTGGAGACACGGCCCGAGCATCTGCTGGTTCTCGGCGGCGGCCCGGTCGGCGTGGAAATGGCGCAGGCATTTCGCCGGCTGGGTAGCCGAGTGACGATTTTCGAAGCCGCCCGGCTGCTGGGCAAGGATGACGCCGAATTCGTCGACATCCTGCGCCGGCAACTGGCCGGCGAGGGTATCGCCATCCGGGAAGGCGTGAACATCGCGCGGATCGGCAAAGCAGATGGCGGTGTCGGCGTTACCCTCGGCGACGCCGGAGAAACCGTGACCGGCAGCCACCTGCTGGTGGCCGCAGGCCGCCGCCCGGGCATCGACGGACTGGATCTGGCCCGGGCCGGTGTCGAGGCCACCGCCAAAGGCATCATTGTCGATGCCCGGCTTCGCACCTCCAACAGGCGGATCTATGCGCTGGGCGACGTTGCCGGTGGCCCCCAGTTCACCCATGTCGCCGGCTATCAGGCCGGGATCGTCATCCGCAACGCGCTGTTCCGGATTCCCGCCAGAGTGAAGTATCGCGCCCTGCCCTGGGTGACCTACACCAGCCCGGAACTGGCCCATGTGGGCATGACCGGCGCCGAGGCGCAAAAGCGCTTTGGCGCGCGGCTGCAAGTGACCAGGGCAGACTTTACCGGCAATGACAGGGCGCAGGCCGAGCGAGACACGGTCGGCGGCATCAAGGTGCTGACCCAGCCCAACGGCACAATCCTGGGTGTCAGCATATTGGGGGCGCATGCGGGCGAACTCAGCCATGTCTGGGCGCTGGCAATTGCCCGAGGACTGAAGCTGAGCGCACTGACCGGCACCATGTTTCCCTACCCGACCCTGGGAGAGATCAACGCAAGGGCAGCGAGCGCCTTCTACGCGCCCCGTCTGTTCAGCGCGTGGCCCAGGCGTCTCGTGCGGTTGCTCACCCGATCCTGGCTCCCCTGA
- a CDS encoding peroxidase-related enzyme (This protein belongs to a clade of uncharacterized proteins related to peroxidases such as the alkylhydroperoxidase AhpD.), producing MPFINSYPADADPIDVYTAYPEVYEPWMKVQDAVMRGPSPLTAREREIIAAYTSGLNACRYCHGGHVFMAEALGVEEGLVASLLEDIDASDAAAAMKPILHYVRKLTLEPAKMTQADADAVFTAGWDGKALHDAIAVCAMFNFMNRLVDGLGIQPAQTRSPDRAGEEGIRALDYSGLVRQAQKVRGARIG from the coding sequence ATGCCGTTTATCAACTCGTATCCGGCCGATGCCGATCCGATCGACGTCTACACCGCCTATCCGGAGGTGTACGAACCCTGGATGAAGGTTCAGGACGCGGTCATGCGCGGTCCATCACCGCTCACGGCGCGTGAGCGCGAGATCATAGCGGCCTATACATCCGGGCTGAATGCATGCCGGTACTGCCATGGCGGGCATGTCTTCATGGCCGAGGCGCTGGGCGTCGAAGAAGGGCTGGTCGCCAGCCTGCTCGAGGATATCGACGCGTCGGATGCCGCGGCGGCCATGAAACCGATACTTCACTATGTCCGCAAGCTCACCCTCGAGCCGGCGAAGATGACCCAGGCGGATGCGGATGCGGTGTTCACGGCCGGCTGGGACGGCAAGGCGCTGCACGATGCCATTGCCGTCTGCGCCATGTTCAATTTCATGAACCGGCTGGTGGATGGCCTGGGAATCCAGCCGGCACAAACCCGCTCGCCCGATCGCGCAGGCGAGGAAGGGATCAGGGCGCTCGATTATTCCGGGCTTGTCAGGCAGGCGCAAAAGGTCAGGGGAGCCAGGATCGGGTGA
- a CDS encoding sterol desaturase family protein — protein MTDFILMHEPAIRLSAFLGILAAMAGWEAVGPRRARLVPRLKRWPNNLGIAALNTLLLRLLIPVAALGLAVTAEQRGWGLLNNAAVPEVVRIIVAVLVLDLVIYLQHVMFHAIPALWRLHRMHHSDIDFDVTTGARFHPLEILLSMAIKLAAVAALGPPAVAVVIFEVVLNATSMFNHGNVRLPGMLDRMLRWLVVTPDMHRVHHSIHPDETNSNFGFNLPWWDRLLGTYRAQPRDGHEGMIIGLDVFRDAAQLRVDRMLAQPFRTGTGAYPIGSRGTDE, from the coding sequence ATGACGGATTTCATCCTGATGCACGAGCCGGCCATCCGGTTGTCGGCGTTTCTCGGTATTCTGGCCGCCATGGCAGGTTGGGAGGCTGTCGGTCCCCGGCGCGCACGCCTCGTGCCGCGGTTGAAGCGCTGGCCGAACAATCTGGGAATCGCGGCGCTCAACACGCTCCTGCTGCGGCTGCTGATCCCGGTCGCCGCCTTAGGACTGGCTGTGACGGCCGAGCAACGGGGCTGGGGATTGCTCAATAACGCCGCCGTGCCGGAAGTCGTCCGGATCATTGTCGCGGTGCTGGTGCTGGATCTGGTGATCTATCTGCAGCACGTGATGTTTCACGCGATTCCCGCGCTGTGGCGACTGCATCGCATGCATCACAGCGACATCGACTTCGATGTGACCACCGGCGCGCGGTTTCATCCGCTCGAAATCCTGCTGTCCATGGCGATCAAGCTTGCCGCCGTCGCGGCGCTCGGGCCGCCGGCCGTGGCCGTGGTGATTTTCGAGGTCGTGCTCAACGCCACATCCATGTTCAACCACGGCAATGTGCGGCTGCCGGGCATGCTGGACCGGATGCTGCGCTGGCTGGTCGTCACGCCGGACATGCACCGCGTCCATCACTCGATTCATCCCGATGAGACGAACAGCAATTTCGGTTTCAATCTGCCATGGTGGGACCGGTTGCTCGGTACCTATCGGGCTCAGCCGCGCGACGGCCATGAAGGCATGATCATCGGCCTGGATGTCTTCCGCGACGCGGCGCAGCTTCGCGTCGACAGGATGCTGGCACAGCCCTTCCGGACGGGCACGGGCGCATATCCGATCGGGTCGCGCGGCACGGATGAATAG
- a CDS encoding TIGR04282 family arsenosugar biosynthesis glycosyltransferase — MSAEPVGIAIFAKAPVEGFAKTRLAPRLGARGAAQVQRRLIEKAVRVACAADVGPVSLWCAPSVEHASFEDLSAAFPLTLHPQMGDDLGARMAHAFDVLTPEGPMLLMGTDCAVITPAHLVGCADALRRGADAVVVPVEDGGYILIGLRAPAPGLFTAMPWSTSAIMALTRERMRSAGLSVVERETLWDIDRPEDYDRAVAEGLL; from the coding sequence ATGAGCGCTGAGCCGGTGGGCATCGCCATATTCGCCAAGGCGCCTGTCGAGGGTTTCGCCAAGACGCGCCTTGCACCGAGGCTTGGCGCGAGGGGCGCCGCACAGGTCCAGCGGCGGCTGATCGAAAAGGCGGTGCGCGTGGCCTGTGCCGCCGATGTGGGGCCGGTCTCGCTATGGTGTGCGCCCTCGGTGGAACACGCCTCCTTCGAGGACCTGAGCGCGGCGTTTCCCCTGACGCTGCATCCGCAGATGGGGGATGACCTGGGGGCAAGGATGGCGCATGCGTTCGATGTGTTGACGCCAGAGGGCCCGATGCTGCTGATGGGCACCGATTGCGCGGTGATCACGCCCGCGCATCTGGTCGGCTGCGCCGATGCACTGCGCCGCGGTGCGGACGCGGTGGTCGTGCCCGTCGAGGATGGCGGCTATATCCTGATCGGCCTGCGGGCGCCGGCGCCCGGCCTGTTCACGGCAATGCCCTGGAGCACATCGGCTATCATGGCGCTGACCCGGGAACGGATGAGGTCGGCCGGGCTGAGCGTCGTCGAGCGCGAGACATTGTGGGATATTGACCGGCCGGAAGACTATGATCGCGCGGTTGCGGAAGGCCTGCTGTAG
- a CDS encoding TIGR04283 family arsenosugar biosynthesis glycosyltransferase, which yields MQPGAAADIGPLSGYDASMTGKLSVIVPVLNEAVAIGGHLAQLSPLRERGAEIIVMDGGSTDRTLAAIGALADRVAVAPRGRASQMNAGAALASGSVLLFLHADTSLPPDADRLIDRAFADPARVWGRFDVRMEPRTPLLALVAFMMNWRSRLTGIATGDQAIFVRQSAFAAIGGYRDMPLMEDIEISKALRRISRPACLRQTVSASARRWQKHGVWRTIWLMWSLRLAHFRGVDPQELARRYGYVPDER from the coding sequence ATGCAGCCGGGCGCCGCAGCGGACATTGGACCGCTCAGCGGCTACGATGCATCCATGACGGGGAAGCTGTCGGTCATTGTTCCGGTGCTGAACGAAGCGGTCGCCATCGGCGGGCACCTGGCGCAGCTCTCGCCCCTGCGGGAACGGGGCGCGGAAATCATCGTCATGGACGGTGGCAGCACGGACAGGACCCTCGCCGCCATCGGGGCGCTGGCGGACCGCGTGGCGGTCGCGCCGCGCGGGCGTGCCTCCCAGATGAATGCCGGTGCGGCACTGGCCTCGGGTTCGGTCCTGTTGTTCCTGCATGCGGACACAAGCCTGCCACCCGATGCGGACAGGTTGATCGACCGTGCCTTTGCCGATCCGGCGCGGGTCTGGGGACGCTTCGATGTCCGCATGGAACCGCGCACGCCTCTGCTTGCGCTCGTCGCGTTCATGATGAACTGGCGCTCGCGCCTGACCGGGATCGCGACCGGCGACCAGGCCATTTTCGTCCGGCAATCCGCGTTCGCGGCGATCGGCGGTTATCGGGACATGCCGTTGATGGAGGATATCGAGATCAGCAAGGCGCTGCGGCGGATCAGCCGGCCTGCATGCCTGCGCCAGACGGTATCGGCCTCAGCCCGGCGCTGGCAGAAGCACGGCGTCTGGCGCACGATCTGGCTGATGTGGTCGTTGCGGCTGGCCCATTTTCGCGGCGTCGATCCGCAGGAACTCGCGAGGCGCTATGGCTATGTACCCGATGAGCGCTGA
- the nhaA gene encoding Na+/H+ antiporter NhaA, with translation MDPELKNLLKRGVDNIHGPYSNFVRAQTTASLFLLIATLVALWWANSAYAPAYHDLTHTPIGFFLGDLAFQASLKHIINDGLMVIFFFLLGLEIKREVLAGELARRDHRRMLIVCAVGGMVCPALIYSLFNWTLDSQIGWGIPMATDAAFALGVLTVVRKYIPHGLLAFIVGLAIVDDVGAILIIALFYTQEIYVVYLAIAFSLIMLLALANYAGVRRPIFYFFIGVAAWWAMLKSGVHPTVAGVAIALTVPARPKLAPVKLLEKAKSIINSMQRKPDGVDVLGSRRDHEKVLEVRDFAERASTPLRRWEDSLYFPVSLFILPLFALTNAGVAFELESFIDSLRHPVGMGITMGLVVGKCAGISGACWLSIRYKIGSLPDGINLKHVIGVSLIAGIGFTMSTFIAALGFEGRPEHLHVAKSAILFASGLSAVLGVLYLRLAATTKAQGQVS, from the coding sequence ATGGATCCAGAGCTGAAAAATCTGCTGAAACGGGGCGTGGATAATATTCACGGCCCATATTCGAATTTTGTTCGTGCCCAGACCACCGCCAGTCTGTTTCTGCTGATCGCCACGCTGGTAGCGCTCTGGTGGGCAAACTCGGCCTATGCGCCTGCCTACCATGATTTGACGCACACCCCGATCGGGTTCTTTCTGGGAGATCTCGCGTTTCAGGCGTCACTCAAACACATTATCAATGATGGATTGATGGTGATTTTTTTCTTCCTGCTCGGTCTCGAGATAAAGCGGGAAGTATTAGCGGGTGAACTCGCCCGACGCGATCATAGACGCATGCTGATTGTCTGCGCCGTGGGCGGAATGGTTTGTCCCGCCCTGATTTATTCCCTGTTCAATTGGACGCTTGATTCCCAGATTGGCTGGGGCATCCCAATGGCAACCGATGCGGCTTTTGCGTTGGGTGTCCTTACTGTTGTAAGAAAATACATACCGCATGGCCTTCTGGCTTTCATCGTTGGTCTCGCCATTGTCGACGATGTCGGTGCAATACTGATCATTGCGCTATTCTATACGCAAGAAATATATGTCGTGTACCTGGCCATTGCATTTTCACTTATCATGCTATTGGCGCTGGCCAATTATGCTGGCGTTCGCCGGCCAATTTTCTATTTTTTCATCGGCGTGGCTGCATGGTGGGCCATGCTCAAGTCAGGCGTTCATCCCACGGTGGCCGGTGTCGCCATCGCCCTGACGGTGCCGGCAAGACCCAAGCTGGCGCCGGTAAAATTGCTCGAGAAGGCCAAATCGATCATCAATTCGATGCAGAGAAAACCCGACGGGGTGGATGTTCTCGGTAGCCGGCGTGATCATGAAAAAGTACTTGAGGTCAGAGACTTCGCAGAACGCGCCAGTACACCGCTGCGCCGGTGGGAGGACAGTCTGTATTTTCCGGTATCGTTATTCATACTGCCTCTGTTTGCATTGACCAATGCAGGCGTGGCCTTTGAACTGGAATCGTTTATCGACAGCCTCCGGCATCCCGTTGGAATGGGCATTACGATGGGGCTCGTCGTGGGGAAGTGTGCCGGTATTTCCGGTGCGTGCTGGCTGAGTATTCGCTACAAGATTGGCAGCTTACCCGACGGCATAAATCTGAAGCACGTGATCGGTGTCTCTCTCATCGCAGGCATAGGCTTTACCATGTCCACTTTCATCGCTGCGCTGGGCTTTGAGGGGCGCCCCGAGCATCTACATGTGGCAAAAAGCGCGATCCTGTTCGCGTCAGGTCTTTCAGCGGTGCTTGGCGTATTGTATCTCCGGCTGGCTGCCACGACAAAAGCACAGGGACAGGTCTCGTAG